The sequence below is a genomic window from Nicotiana tomentosiformis chromosome 6, ASM39032v3, whole genome shotgun sequence.
TGACTAATACTTATATTAGTTGTACATCCTACTCAGTATTATTCTTACATAGCAAACTATGGCATTAACaattcatgatttttaatacatgaaaaaatatgtATAAAGACATAACCGTCCTTTCAAATAATACATGGATAACCACGTGGAGGGTATTTTTGTGAATAAATAATTCTTAAAAAAATTATGTAGTACATGCTATTTATAACACACCAAACCAAACAGTCAATAAGAAATAATCATAATATAACTAATTCTAGCATTATTAATCTAAGTATTACTAATGCATCTTATTTAATATTATTCTTATACGCCCTACAAAACGACCCCTGCTATTTTCCCTAATAGATTctagaggaattttcagaaaccactattgtttagtggctattaacttcctatagctaccatatacataattacttcataTAGTTACTATTCAGTTGATACGGTAGtgtattcgttgtattcgcgctgctgtatttATGAGCAGCAACAAAAaatgcctaaaatcagggcagtccagatGTACGctcatgtattcacatgtattcgcgccatgtattcatgaatacagtaatggcaatcaccttaaaaataggtatgtctaGCAGTCTAATAAgggaaataatatcaattagcgtgATACACTTCTAATATAACTCAACAGAATCAATTTTAACATGTCTCATTATCAACACAATTAATTAGAATGATATTttagttgtatataactgttgtatttaacttttgtatttagtgtgttcaattttttttactgttgtattcattagattcaatgtttgtatttactgaattcgctattttatattcagtatattcaaatgtatttgtattaacaatattttagttattcctaatacatgttattactgttgtattcagtatatttaattggttgtattcattgtatttctatttgtattcagtatattttactgtattttattgtattttaaaattaaatgtattcaatgtttatattttgttctattttaatatttgtattcagtgtatttcaatatttatattatgtattcatGCATTACAGTATGTATGAATACAAGTGTATTCagctgtattaaaaaaatacagatcttcgaaatacataaatacatgcacaaaaaatatatttatataaaaatataatgtgtttgagtgaatttgtacagaatacaatgtatttgtatcattttatgtgactaaatagcaaagaagagaagaaagttcgtcggagaGGGCATTTTCCGGCCAAGAAGAAAAGAAAGTCGGTCGGATCCATACAATAAATTTATGATAAGAGTTCATTACATTGCTCCATTTCGTTCGAAAAATTCTCTCTTTTCTGTTTCCTGGCTTCCTTCTACTCTATTCTAATGTTTCGCCGACCATTAATACTAAGGTGCGTATCTTGAGTTGCTCGAAGAGAGAGATTCTTCTTTCTCACGGGCCATCAATACTAGGGTTTGAGTTGCTCgaagagagagaaggaagagagagaaagaaaaaaaatctgaAAGAGAATTTTGTGTTACTTgaaaaagagagaggaaaaatataaataacgtATTTCATGTATCAATAGTAATATATAatataaatacttattttgctataaaatataaaagttaactataaaaaataatattttaaaataattttaatttattattataaatAGAACGTAAACGACTCGAAAAGTTAAAGAATGGATAATGAATATGCACAAAGCACAAAGCTTTTCATTGTGACGCGTGTGGGGTTAAAAAGTATATTTTCAAACTTTTGATACTTTCCTTAAATTCATGTTTTACATTTAATTTTCAGAAAGCAACAACGTCGTACTGTATTATACTAATGATCCATCGGGATATACTCTGTCTCAGTAAAGACCAAACAAATTGGAGAGAAAAGTAAATAAATTCTCCCATTCCTTAAAGCAAAAAGAGTAAAGCTGAATTTTCTGCCTTACCTCTCTCTGTCCCTCTTGTCTGCTATTCACATTTTTCATATCTGGGCTTTGGTCCCTTCTTTGTTTCTCAGCTTTTTTCTACTGTACTATAACATAAATAGTACTCCCTTCGTCTTAATTTATAAGATTGAGTTCCAATTTCGAgagttaaatatttttttatcgcaaaatttatatatatattttaaatattttaaattattaattattatgacTTATAATACTTACTATGTAGTTTACAAATGCATAAAAGTTGTTTTGAAAAAATAACGTAAAAATTCTATATCCGAATTTAAAATTAGGAAATTTGACTATAGGTTCGCCACAGAAGGAGTACTCTCTTTGAATTTTCATTCTCAGTCCTGTTTTCTCTTCTTTTTACCTTTAAAAACCCTCCACCAACAAAAGATCACtatgtaaaaaaaaaacaaatcactATGTAAAAGAATCCCATTTCAGGCCCTATAAAACATCCTCCGAGTCCTCTACTTTCATAAAATCCATTTACTACTAAAATAAGTACAAAAAAAGAAGGTAAGTTTGAACTCTCAAGAGTTTAAAGAGTGATCAATCTCCAAGATTTTACTGGTTTCTTTGCTATAACACCAAAATGGATGTAAGCATTGAATTTCTTGTTTTTGTCTTTTCAGACATGGGATTTTCAATTTTCTTGATTTtgattttgtctttttttttttttttttttttttgggttcaaAACAGGAGAACAACTATTACTTTAAGAGAAGCCTTGTTCCAGCATTTGGTAGCTGGGATTGTAACAATAATGAAATTCCAATTCCTTTTACAGAGTGTTTTGAATCAGCTAGGCAAGCTAGTTTGTTTCACTACAGCTATTCTCAAGACTCTGATTTGTATGTCACTGGTGATCTTTACCAGAATGATATTGTTACACCTACCATGATTGTTGTTCCTCGTCGTAAGGTAATTTTACTAACTATACAGCGTAATTTTTCGACAAAAAAAAGTATTTATTAACCCTTGAACAAAGGTGGCTCCGCCACACTTATGAGCATTAGCTTCTTAGCTTATTTCTATGTTATAGTCGATCAAAAGCGGATCCAAAATTTAAATTCTATGGGTTCAATCTCTAAGTTTTAGcattcaacttgttatattttttaGTTACGTATTCATATCTACTACTTCATTCATTTGTTGTAGTTTTAATAAATTTTTGCACATAATTATACTCTGCGTCAATAGTACTGGGTTCAAATTAATCCGGTATCGTAAGGCTGGGTACCTCCCTGTAGCCAATGGCATAGCCATCTTTGTCCAAGAGATTGATACCCTTTTGTTAGAAAATTATAATGTGTAGGTAGATAAGTATattgaaatcccttttctttataTGTGGTtacttttttgaattttgacaacTCTTTTGTGTGAAATTCGTGGATACGCCACTTGTTATATCCATTCCATTCAAGAATTAAATTAGTTCAACAAGCTTAGGTTACTATTGGATGTGATATTCTCCGGATATATCCTTTGTTTATAGTATATGAAGTGCAAAAGTTAACTGTAAAATTATGATGGGCAGAAAAAGGCAAGTTACAAAGAAGCAAGAAAAGATGCATGGGTGGTGTGTGATTTTGAGAAAGAAGCACCAAGCCCTATTCCTATATCTCCTCCAACTGCTAAAAGTGTGCCCAAAAATCCTATTGATGAAGATCTCTACAAGATTTCCCCTGAGTTGCTCTATGCTAAGCCTACAAGGGTAGGTCCTTATAACTACTAATAAGCTAAGTGTGTTCTGTCGAACCTGTGACTTACTGACTTCTGTGAACTCGTAACTTTTATTGTTAATCCGTTCTTGCGTCTATCCTTATCACAAGCACTACTAGCGGCGATCAAGACTCAAATGTAGTACTTGTTGATATtttagtacaacaacaacaacaatccagtataatcctactagtgAAGTCCGGAGAGGATAgggtgtacgcagatcttacctctACTCCTGGGgtaaagaggttgtttccgatagatcctcggctccctccctccaagaattctccaccttgctcttggggtaactcgaactcacaacctcttagttggaattGGAGGGTGCTCATCACTAGAACAATCCATTCTTGTCGTTGAGATTTTAGTAGATTTTTACGTATATAATCATATATTCAGGTTGCCAGAAATGAAGAGACATTTTGTGGGCCAAAAACTGAAAGTGATCGCCATTCTTTTGTGGTGTCAAACCATCTGATGAATAGTTCTGAAGTGACAGTGCTTAAAATGGTTATCTTTTTGACAGAGAAAAAGCAAAGAGAAGAGTGGTTGATGAGTTCTAACGAAAATGCTACTAGTAAAGTTTATCACTTTTTTGGGTTTATGTTAAAGATTTTTATTACACTAAATGTTAAAGTTTAATTAACAAGATAATTTCATTTATACAGAAAAAAGATTTTTTGGAAACTCCTTTATCTAGATTACAAATATGTAACCTTATCCTTGTGCTAAACTTTTTCCTTTGATTTATTTAAATTCTTTTCAGAAGGGCGTCCGGGCAATCATCTCGAGCTGTCTGCGGCCTGCTTGTGCTTGTTGAACATGGTGCAagcaaaagaagagaaaatccaGAAATATAGAACTAGTAGTTTGTCTATATTTATAGTTATGTGTGGAGTCTTTTGTTGGGTTTAAACCAGTAAAAGGTGGCCCAAAAAATAACATAGAATCTTCTCTTTTCTTCTCTATATTGCTAGACGTATGTTTCTTCTTGGAAGTATTTTATGTCCTAGTACTATGTAGTGTTTAAGGGTAGTCTTGGATCAACGGTAACGTCGTTTTTATGTGATTTATAGATTACGGTTTGAGCCATGGAATTAGCCAAGTATGATATGATCCTTCCCTAAACCTTGTGTAAACGCGAAATTTTTCGTGCATCGGTACTACCCTTTAGTACTATACTAGTGTTGGCTTTTGTAATTTAAAAAATCATGAGGTACTGTGTGGGAAATTGGCATTACAAGCATATATTAATGGGGTCAATTGATTTTTTGGGACCCTACCTCTTTTTTTCACATGGAAGATTTATTTTTACACTAAGAAATCTTTCATTTAtacataagagatctaaaaaaaatattttcttaaattcgACACGGTAAAAGGTCAAGTTAATGTATGAGAAAAATGAGAAATCTCTCACTCGTGTCTTTATTTATGGTGTACCCTCTGCCTTTTTCAGCTTTGCATCTTTATTCTTTTGTAAGACCGTTTTACTCTGTCGTTTTATTAATTATCAATTAAAGTCTCAGTTAGCTAATTGAACCAAATTTTGGAGGTAACCAACATTCATTTGGTAATGCTTGAAGAAAATATTTCCCGTCTATGTTCCCAAGAAAAGAACATGCTACACTGATTgggtatttataacttaaatccatatataaaaacGTAAAACTTCGATTCAGACTAATCATCAACGTCTAAACTGAGTGAATTTACTGTCTTATTGGAAACATCTTTATACTTGCCCTGCCTTTCCCCGTAGAGGCTTCTCTTTTTCATTCTTTTGATCATAATAGGAAGACTAACCTGGTTACCTATACTGTAAGAATGGTTCAATAACTCCACTACTTG
It includes:
- the LOC104085450 gene encoding uncharacterized protein, yielding MDENNYYFKRSLVPAFGSWDCNNNEIPIPFTECFESARQASLFHYSYSQDSDLYVTGDLYQNDIVTPTMIVVPRRKKKASYKEARKDAWVVCDFEKEAPSPIPISPPTAKSVPKNPIDEDLYKISPELLYAKPTRKGVRAIISSCLRPACAC